From the Globicephala melas chromosome 8, mGloMel1.2, whole genome shotgun sequence genome, the window AAACTCCTATTTATCCTATGAAACCCAGCTCAGAAGGCCCCTTCTCTGAAACACAGTTAGATGTCCTAGATATTGCATGGGCCTTggagtcaggaggcctgggttctagTCCTATTTCTGCCTGTTACTTGACAAATCACTGCAGCTCTCAGGACTTCAGTTTCTCCACTTATAATTGTTTCTGTTTGTCTCCACGTCAGCACCATGTTTTATTTGTCCCAagtccttttcttcctccccaacgCCTAAGGCAGTTACTATCCCAGGATAATAACAAATCAGCACCAAGTTCACTGGGCTCTGCATTGGCCTCGTCCCCTGGAAGCCCCAGGGGAAGGCAGAGTACCCCCAAATTGACTCACGGGAAATGCAGGTTGTGAGTTCTACACCGGTGGGCAGTAAGTGCCTGGAGGCAAAGCGGCGATCCCTTCCTCAGCGGGGCCTCGTCCCCCACGTGGGTCCTGACACTGGATGCTCAGTCCTGAGGACCCAGAGCCCAGCTACGGGGACCCAGTGGGTGTCACAGGAAGCCCAGTGTTGCCCTCCTGAGGGGGCTGCGAGCACCGGGCCTCTCCCACTGGATTGGAAGCTCCGTGAAGGTAGCTCCCGGATGCAGCTGCCGTCCTGGCGACGTCTACCCCGTACGCAGTAGGTGCTCACCAAGCACTAGCTGACAGGTGACTGAgtgggtgactttgggcaggcTCTTCACCCTAAACTTCATTTCCTTCAGCTACAACCATTTCACGAGGGGTCTTGTCTTTAAACtggtttataatattttctgaCAGGTagacatttttagtttttatgtagTTGAACTGatcagtcttttattttatggccctctccttcctctccaagaTGAGAAATTCTCCCAGGGTTGCttcatattgaaaaaaaaatccaaatctcGTGCGCATCTGGGATTTATTTTGGTAGAAGGAGGAAGGTAAGGATGCAACGATCTTTCCCAGTTGTCCTAACCCcaattattgaatttttttcctcactGATTTGAAACACCATCTTTATGTTCTAAATTCCCTTTTGACCACTATGATGCCTTTCAGTGCATCAAATATCAGAAAATCCAACCAAAGTGTCTTCAAGAATTGTGAAAAGAAGTGTTAGCAAGTGATGGAGCCCAGAGGCAGAGTGAGTCAATTCAGCAACTCAGTGACACATCGCTTGGCTCTGCTGTCTGCTACACAAATGTCATCACGGTTCCGACACAGCACCCGGAACAGAGGCTGCAGGCGTCCTTGTACCCACCCTGTGCTTTAGAAGCAAGTCATAGAATGCCCCCAGCATCCCATTCCTTCGCGGTAGGTCCTATAATAATCCATTCTGTAGGTGGGTTCATTTGCCCAGCGCCACGCAGCCGCTAAacagagccagggtttgaacccgggcAGTTGGCTGCAGGGGATGCCATGCCTCTCACGGCACTGCTCACTGTGTCCCTATTACATCTACCTTATTAATTCTGTTCTCCTTTGCCTCTACAGGGTCCCCCACTGTGTGAGGAAGAAGAGTTGGTCTCTTAGTCTTGTCCGTCTACTTACGTTCACTTGAACTTCCACAGTCCTTGCTTTATGGTCTGGGCTGCAGACAACATCAGCGGGACCAGATGACAGAGGACTCCCCTTTCTCACAGTAGGATGGGTGGCTGGGCCTGGGTCAGGTGCTCCTCGGTGACAGGCACTGGGGCAGCTCCCCCAGGTATCATCTGGTGCCTCCAGAGACCTCAGGGAATGAACGTATGATCGAAGAGTTTCATAACCAGTCAAGCTGGCGTAGAGGCGAGTCATTTAAAACACGTGCCGTCACTCCGGAATAGTCACAGTAATGACATCGCGGTCTTTACCATGTGAAAGCGACTCCCAGCCACCCACCGTCACTCATCTTCTTGGAGTCTGCAgcagctgggggagggctggTCCTGCCAGGTGAGAAAGGGAGGTGGGGCCCCACTGTGCGGTCACCAGCTAGAGGGAGGCGAAGGGCCCCTCCCCACCGCCCCACCTGAGCCTCTGGCCCTTAGCTGAGAACCTACTGAATGAAGGTGTGGATGCGTGAACGGACCACACGTTTCAGAGCTCCCAGAGCCAAGAGGTGTGTGTTCTTGTGCACGTGGCATCAACCCTGCCCGGGGAGGGGACTCTTGGGGTGGCCGGTGGCGATTCAGGGGGTGGGGGAGCCACCCTAGGGTCCGTGGTGGACCTCTTGCTGGGCCTAGGCGGTGTGAAGGGCAAATCCTGGGTCTCGGTCACGGCTGGGCACGATGGGCGGAGAGGCAGCCTGGTCTCTGCCCTGGGGCCCCTGGACCTGGGCTTTTATCATGGCAGTTCACTCACCTACTCAGCGGGCACAGTGAGCCTCTGCCCTTAGAGTTGTCGGGCAGCTCTGGAAGCCACGGTGATGAGGAAGCCGCGCCTGGTGGGGCACGACCAGGGCCGGGGGGGGGCTCCTCTTCGGGAGGCGGGGGTCAGGCGAGGCCTCATCACACGGGGTGTCTGAGCCGGTCCTCAGCCCCCCAGGAGGTCAAGTTGCATGGGGCCCGGCGCCCCTCCTGTTCCTCATGATGCTGGGCCCCAGGACTTGCCCAGAGCGGCCTGGGCACCCTGCACACGGGTGTCTCCAGCTGGAAACCCCGCTGGAAGGAGTAACAGGGACTCAGACTCCCAGGGATGGACAAGGTTTTATCTGTAATAATGTCACTTCAACACACACATAGGCCGGAGACACGCTTATGCTCCTATAGCCCTCGTAACTTATAAAACaccaataaaattcaaattagacAGAGGGAAGCCCATGAAACGAATACAGTTTagattaataatataattaaaggGTTAATTTAATGTGAAGGATGATTCTAAAACTTGTGGTAAAATAATACACAACATAAAGTTCGCCCTCTTCACTCACAGTGCTGTCAGCCGTCACCCCAACCATCTCGAGAACTCTGTCGTCTCCCCAGACAGAAGGTCTGTCCCGTGAGGCAACACACGCTGAGACAAAGTCGCTGCTTGTGTCGAGACTGTCACCGAgcaggtgtgggggaggggagcttagACCTGCCCGGTGCCGGGGTGACCAAGCGGCCCACGTGCTTCGGCTTCCAGCTTTTACAACACCGCTCACGCACTGACTCGGCCTCTGTTGCCTGGTGACAATTAATGTGGTTGGTACCCACGTGGGACTCTTGCTACAGTGTATTAACGTAGTCACTGACTTAAGAAACTGAGGGCTTCTCTGACGAAAACGGGTTTCAATTGCACATTTTCCTTGTAAAAGAGAAGTTTTGCCTGTTCCGGCCGATGTAGGGTGCCTGGACATTTTCGAATAAGCACATGCTACCCTGCGTCACGCTTGCCTGTCTCGTTCCAAAACTCGATGCACACAGGAATCCTGTGGCTAGAAAGCAGTCAGCAAGATGACTCAGAATACGTATCATGGGAAGACaaacacaaaactgaaaaacGTGTGCAGAGAGCTTGCGGTTTCTAGGAATACAGTCAGGAGTCTGCAGCATGACTATTTCTGGCGGCTGATGGGGCGGGGCAGAAGGGGCAGAGGCCGGGCTGTCCTGAGAAGGGTGGAGCCCCGCTGGGGGGCGGGAACGAGAGAGGCTTGCGAGGTAGCGTCCAGAGGAGCCGGTGCTGTGGCGCACGGGAGCGCGAGCCCCAGGGAGGGGCCCGCGGAACACCTGCCCCCACGACGCCCACGTCCGAATCCCAGAAATCTGTGATCCGCTCCCTTGCATGGCAAGCGTTGCCCCCAGCTATCtgacagagagagaaggggagagagagagagagagagagagagggagagagatagagagagagagatagagagagagagagagagagagagagagagagagagagagatgggaggcACCAGGGACCTGGGAGAGACGAGGCCAAGGTCCTCCCATGGGTGGGGGTCTGGTGCCGGGACAGGTTAAAGAGGCCGAGCGGAGCGGCCAGAACAGGTGCCCTAGAGGCCACACAAACCAGGAGAGCGCACCGTGGGACCGGCAGCCTCCACTCTGCAGTGCACTTTGGGGGTGGCCGTGGGGTCGCCTGGGAGGAAGAGGAGCGGACGGGAGGCAAGCCAGCCGGCGGGGAGAgcaggggggaggggagctgccAGCCCCCGCCCCAACGGAAGAGtctggagggggcgggggcccAGGAGCAGGGCTGGCCTGGCGAGGTGGCAGGGGGAGGCTGTGAAGCCGGGAAACCTGTGGGCCGGGAGAGGGAGCGACCCTTGTCAAGGAAACACTCGTTCAAATCCTCCTTCGTCGGCCGGGAAATCTCCCGCGAAGCGCGTACACTTGGacccttctttcccttcttctcagGGGAAAAAGGATTGAGAGCAGAACGTGGATCTTAACTTTCACTTCCAAGTAAACCACATGACTTGTGTGCAGCTTTatcagaaaaaattaattttatgtgactgaaaaaaaaagggatgggtTGTTTTTGGAAAGTTGCTGTGAGAAATCTTTGTCCAAAAACTGCAGCAGCTCCCTGCCTACGTGGGGTGTAGCTGACCTGTCCCCGGGGTCACAGTTCTGGTTAGATGTCAACCACGTCTGTCCCAGGAGGGGTTATGAGAAGACCTGgaacgggaattccctggcggtccagtgctcaGGACTCTGCgagtccactgcagggggcacgggttcaatccctgatcagggagctaagatcccgcaagccgcacaaAGGCCGGGCTCGATGTTCTGAGACCACACAGAGCAGAACAGCCTTTGGCAGACCTCTGGGGCTCTGGGTgacgtgtgtttgtttttaagggaAAAACAGTGCCACAGACTTGCCCAAGCACTTCCTATTTATCTAATGGCCCCTTTTCAGGGAGGTGGAGCCCCAAGGGACAGAGCCCCCGGTTCACACTCAGGTCAGGCTCGAGAGCCCACGCGGCGCCCTGCTCTCCAGGACACCCCCCATGACGGTCCACGTTACACCTGGGACTGGTATTTGGCGGACAACTGAAACTGTTACAGAAACGGGGAAAATTTGGATAGCATACAGAAAAACTATCATTCAGAGAATTGTTCTCCAAAATTTGCTGTGTACCTTTCCACTTTTAGGGCCCGTATAGCATTTGTGCTTTTTctatacaccttttttttttttttatttttgatgtggaccatttttaaagtctttattgaatttgttacaatattgcttgttttggttttttggctgcgaggcacgTGGGGTCTTAGCTCTCCTAcgcaccccctgcatcggaaggtgaagtcttaaccactggaccaccagggaagtcactctaTACACCTTTATtgtgccttttccttttgtgtcACAAAAGTGGGGGAATCCTGCGCTTTCTGAGGGCAGGCTGCCTGCTTGCTCGGTCTCACCTCAATGCGTGGCAGCGCAGCTACAGTGGAAGCCCCCTGGCCACTGAGGACTGAACAAACGGAGGATTCTAGCTGGCCTTGAGCTCCCACCTTCCGGGGCCAGTTTCTTGGGCGAGTTCACCCACTACCAGGCTCTGCAGCTTTGCCCCAGCGGCCCAGAGCCACCACGGCTGGCCCATCTCCAGGGCCTGGGAGGCGGACAGCAATGCTGGAAGGAGGTGCCTTCTCATCCATCACCTCTTCTGTCCTGGAACTCAGATCTGTGCCTTGGGTGGTGAGATTAGGCCACATGACCGGTCTACTGAGGCTGCTCCAACATCCTCATCCTCACCACGTGGACCAGAGCAGCTCCCTGAGGGAAGCCTTGGGATGTCAGTGCCCAGGGGGACCAGTGCCTCACCTCAAGTGGCACGGAGTCGGTCCAGTGCCAGGTCCCAGGCATTGGAAAATCCTGAGTGCTGTAAGCACGTGCTGTCAAAGCCTCCATGAGAACACCTGGTGTGACAGAGGGCAGACATTCCTTCCAGGTGTGGGAACCGTGTTGGGGGATGCAGGCCAGAGGCCAGGGTGCCCAGCACCTCACATTTCAGTAGCATATGCCATAAACCATAAGAAGATTAGCACCACCTCTGAAATCTGCCTCTGTTCAAGAAACGTGGACACATTTTCCAGATCACCTATGTCCCAAAGCGACCCATTAGCCAAGCCACTCTCATTTactgacgatgatgatgatgtgtgtatgtgttatccACAGAACTAGCCCTGACCCGAGGTCCTGAACAGGCAGATGCTCCTCGCAGGCGGGGGAATATTCAGGGCATAAACGGGCCAGGCCACGCCACTCTGGGGCTGAAGTGGTTCAACTCCCAAACTTGCGATGAATTGGTTAACACCCGTGTTCCCGGCCAGGCTTTCGGGGTCAACAGAGTAGGGCCACTTCTGTCTTGTCTGCTGCATGACCCCAGCTCCTAGCAGTGCCTGGCACTAAGTATGTGCTGAAGGCTGGGTCCACAGCCTGGTGGTGAGCGTTGCTACGGTCTCAGCAACCCAAGGTCAAGGCGGCATGGCATGACATCACAAGtagctttcccaaggtcacagcagGAAGGCGCAAGGCAAGAACGCTGGGCTCTCTGCCACTTTATACAatacacagtagtgtgtgtatgtcaatcccaatctcctagttcatcccacccccataAACACTCCCCTTGTTAGTGGTCCCCGGAGCTGTTATGAAATGCAGCTACCCTGCTCCCAGGTTGGGCCTGTAACAACCTTCCAGGGACGCTGAAACCGACTACAATGGGAATTCTGAGAGCATGCAAAATGAAACCATCATCAATGGGAAGAAAAGAATCTTTGTAATGTGGAGATTTCCTCTGTAAAGGCCCTTGCTTCAATAGGGTTACctgagaagcaggaagaaagatTACTTCTTAAAATCACAACCTCCAGCTCCCTTGCCAACTCTGTTATCAGAAAGATAGTGGTTTTGACACAAAATAGTAACACACTGGGGAATCACAGGAATCATAATATTTCTCTGAACTAGCGTCTGCCCAGCCCTGTGTCCACATCTTCTAAGCACCTCACAGGCATCGCCTCACCCCCATGCCACCTGCCCTGGGAGACGGGTCTACACTGCCAGCCTCCAAGCCTTTGGCAACCGTGGCAACCACTGGCAGAAGGAGCCAGTGGTTCCAAgcgcgggctccagagctggACAGCGTTGGCTACCAGCCCAACTCCCCCATCACTACTGACTTGCCTCCAGTTCCACTCTGCACTTCCTCACTTGGACAACGACCAGGTTTCTAACCCTAACTAGTATCTAGGTCCCTCCTACGTGTCAGATGTGGCTCGCAATGTCCTCCGGTAGGAACTCGTTTAATGGGGATGAAAGCATCTCCCTGAGGCTGATCACCGTGCCCAGAGCCCACGTGGGCCCTCACCCGGCTCCCTGCCGGGTCTGCACACGCTGGCACGGATGGGACGTGGTTAACTGCGGTGGAGGGAACCGAAGTTCAGAGTGGGTAGATGCCTTTGGTCCTGGAGAAGAGCAGCTGGGTCATCGGGAGGCCCCTGAGGCAGGCGAGTCTGAGTCCCAGGACTCAGAGAGCGACACAGGGTCCCCACTGTCGCTCTGGAGGGCCCGGGCCCGCTGACCCTCCTCGATGAGGTCTGCCACCAGGTTCAGCCGGCAGGCCCTGAGCGCCCTCACCAGGTGGGACACGGCCGCATCATCCCTCCTGCTGTTCTTCCAGACTCTCAGCGACTCCCTCACCTGTTCTGCCAGGTTCCGGGGATACTTCTCCTCAATGGCTTCAATCTTGGCGTCAGACACTCCGAGGTGACGAGCCAGTTTCCTCCAGTCCTTCCCCACGTTATCACAGATGATGTCAAACGCTGCCTGCAGGTCTGGGGAGGGAAAGAACACAATGACTGAGCAGAGAGTACGGGAGCTCTTTAGGAGACAGGTTACCCCACACTCCCTGATGGGCTCCTCGGTGCTGACCCAAGGGCTGGGTACCAAGAGGTCCTCCTGCAGAGGCCAATCCTGCCCCAGCTAACCACACCCTGAAACACTACCCAAGAGGCGTGGCCTGCTCTGAAGACTTAACGGTTGGGGTGTGTTGTTACGGAGATACCTACTCAGGACAGGGAGATGGAGTTGCTCCCCCATCTCACCCtacagtgggttgaatggtggcccctAAAACGTATGTCCACGTCAAACCCTTGGAACCGTGAATGTTAACTTATTTGGAAAAGGGCCTTTGTAGATGAGATTCAGTTGACGATCTTGAGACGAGgggatcatcctggattatccaggtgagccctaaatccagtgacaagACCACGTGCcacggaggcagagactggagcgaTGTGGGCACAAGCCAACGCCTGGAGTCCCCAGAAACCAGAGGAGGCATGAAGGCTCCTCCCCGAGAGCTTCCAGAGGGAGCACGGCCTAGTGACACCCTGACTTGACTACTGGACCGAGAACTGTAAGAGCATCAAATTCTGTTGCTTTAGGCCACCAAGATACGGTAATTTGTACGCCAGCCCTGAACACCCCGATTCTTACTCTGGAAGATGTCCTGACTGACACCAGTCCTCAGTCTCTGGCTACTATGTCCTCATCTGCTGAAAGGTCACTACTGAGATCAGCATGACAGACTACAAAAGGCTGTTTCTGGACgggggcagggagaagaggaaggacaaAATGCTTCTTGGAAGGTTCCTGCAAAGTTGCATCTTCAAATGCAAATCCCTGATATGCTGCCAGCCTGTGTGCCAACTCCTCCAGTTCTGTGAGGTCGGCACCTGCGTTACTGATCACttgtacagaagaggaaatggagacacGGAAGGTAAGTGTAAGTTATTTcttgagatcacacagctagacaACGGCAGAGCCAGGACCACGCCTTGATGGCCCATTGTGCAAAAACTGTCCCTTATCAACCAACCCGTACCTGCTGTGACGCTTCTGGTGTACTTCCACTCCACCCAGGAGGTTAGCAATGTCCTTTCCTTTCGAGTAATCTCTAACTCACccggagggaggggggaggtggaGAAAATACTGAGGCTGGGGGATGGgtgtccatgctctgcaacttAGGCTGTTAACTTCTGTGCACTATGGTTCTCCCATTTGCAAAGTGGGTATATTACCCGTCTGTCTCCCAGGGCTGtttagagaaaacccacgcaaaCCGAACCCGGAAAAGGTTAGGCACCCGGGAGATCGAAACTATTGCTGGTCCAGCTGACCCTGCCTCCCCCGGCGCCCCCCAGTCCTcaggcccccgcccccgcctggcTCCTCCGGcgcggccccgcccgccccccgaCCTCAGACCCCCGCCCCCACCTGGCTCCTCCGgcgcggccccgcccccacctGGCTCCTCGGGCGCGGCCTCGCACGCCCCGCCAATCCTCAGGCCCGCGCCCCCGCCTGGCTCCTCCGGCGCGGCCCCACCTGACCCCGAGACCTCaggcccccgcccccacctcgcTCCTCCGGCGCGGCCCCGCCCTCCGCGCCCGCCTCGAAATCGTCCAGGCGTCGCAGGAGGTCCTGGCGCCGCAGGGAGACGAGCAGCTTGCGGAGCAGCACGGTGTTCTCGCGGCTCATCTCGGTCTGCTCCAGCAGCACGTTGAAGAGGTCCACGCCACTCTGCACGAGCTCCAGCTTTCTCTTGCCCACGCGGCTTTGACACAGGAACTTGAGCTCAGTCAGCTCGCTGCTCGACAGGCTGACCGACACCGAGTGCAGCAGCACCAGGAACGGGTCCATGGCGGCGGGCGCGGCGGGGCCCGGCCCTCCTCTGGCTTCCCCCGGACCGGCCCGCCGCCCGCTCTCTGGCCCGCCTCCTCTAGCGCCCTGCGCCCCTCGGCCTAGCGGCGGAGGTTCCCACTTCCAGCCTCTGATGCCCCCTCACCGGAAGTCTCCCTTGGGGCCGCTTTCTCTCGCGAGAACTCCAGGAACTCGCGCATGCTCCCCGAGTCCAACAGTAGCCATTTCCGCCCGGGGGTGGGGGCGTGGCTTGCGGCCGCCGCCAGGAGGCGCACCAGACATGCTGACGGCGGTGGGACCCCGACCTCTGCGCCTGCGCCCTGACGTCCTTCTCTCTGGGTGGGGGCGTGCGGCCTTGGGTGTCCCGACGCTCCGGGCGCGGGCTGTGTTTTCTGTGGAAAGTTGCACTGCGGATGCCgataataaatgcatttatttattaacatttgtGAAAATGCATGTCCTTTAGTGTCCCCTGGAAATCAGTGTGCAGAAAAGACTATTCagagttttatttagttttaaaagtttaataactacttgattttttaaagttatcctCATTATTTTTCTGAATGCTTATTAGCGTTTACTGACGCCTACTGTGTACCACGCAGTAGGTTCTGGTGACAAATCGGGAACAAAGTGCCGAAGGCCCGGCCTGCCCGGAGCTTATACAGCATCAGGACACAAGATTACCTAACACTGATAAGAAAGTGCAGGAAAGCCAGAAGTTAATGCGAGTCGCGGCCAAGAGGataggggaatggggagtgtgGAGGTGGGGCGGCGCACGTTGCGAGGGCGGGGTCCCAAGGTGCAGGTGCACGTGCCGGGTGTGAGGGGCCAGGTGTGTAGGCTTGAGGGGAAGAGGGCGGAGCCACAGCAAGAGCAGAAGCAGAGGAGGGCGGAGGTTGCAGGAGCAGAGCCGGGGAGAAATGGGGTGGCCAGCGAGTGGAGGGGGTGAATTAGGAGGAGCCAGCTAAGAACGCGGCTTTACTGTCCCTGAGACCCTGCAGAGGGTGAGTGGAAGAGTGAAGCCATCTGAGTtacctagaggaaaaaaaaagtatatatatatatataaaattgagatgtaattcacattcTCTACAACTCACCCTTtcaaagtgtacaactcagtgtttttagtatattcataaggTTGTGCAATCCCCACCATCTGCTAGTTTTAGTTTCGTCTCGCCCATGTAGAAACCTGGTACTCATTATTAATCACTTGCTTTCCCTCGCTctttctccagcccctggcaaccactaatttacttctgtctctctggatttgacagttctggacatttcatgtaagtggaaccaTACACTTTTGTGtggccttttgtgcctggcttctttaaCTGAGCGTAACATCTTCAAGGTTCGTCCTTGTAGCCTGTGACagtgcttctttcctttttatgggtcagtagtattccattgtacggatggACCACATTTGTGTATGCCGTCATCAGTGGATGGATCTTtcagttttctctgctttttggccattatgaatataATAAATCCCCTACGtaggaaccttcaagttgcgaactttcaaagatgcgaacgtggaACTtcctaatgaagacctgatggaattggaggcccagagaaaggacaaagagagacaagaggaagaacaAGTAACTGGACAACCAAAGAGGTTCATGATGCAGGAAATGGCTAggggattttctttttgtttttcttttgcggtacgtgggcctctcactgttgtggcctctcccgttgcggagcacaggctccggacgcgcaggctcagcggccatggctcacgggcccagccgctccgccgcatgtggggtcttcccggaccggggcatgaacccgtgtcccctgcatcggcaggcggactctcaaccactgcgccaccagggaagccc encodes:
- the FADD gene encoding FAS-associated death domain protein; this encodes MDPFLVLLHSVSVSLSSSELTELKFLCQSRVGKRKLELVQSGVDLFNVLLEQTEMSRENTVLLRKLLVSLRRQDLLRRLDDFEAGAEGGAAPEERDLQAAFDIICDNVGKDWRKLARHLGVSDAKIEAIEEKYPRNLAEQVRESLRVWKNSRRDDAAVSHLVRALRACRLNLVADLIEEGQRARALQSDSGDPVSLSESWDSDSPASGASR